One Aegilops tauschii subsp. strangulata cultivar AL8/78 chromosome 7, Aet v6.0, whole genome shotgun sequence genomic window carries:
- the LOC109776660 gene encoding aspartic proteinase nepenthesin-1-like codes for MPAPAAACSLLLLLLLVAPVAAGDCVIHGVRWSAWANRGHLTEGLIIPAQTFSAFTFDLSVGLQTLSVIMDISSELVWVQCGPGLRRKPTFLPGLRPSFAPIAPCPSSVRNNSDSFGQIHYADRTCHPGETGCAARCRYVEHIYGAGNTSGYLATETFGLGNRVFTGVVFGCSGNVTLRDGLAGVSGFVGFSRGPLSLVSQRQISRFSYFFVLPDDPDNGKAFVSLSWADGADHADVKGSHTPLLAARPNQNPYLYYVNLIGLQVDGQLLTDIPAGTFDVRANGSGGVFLSTTLPFTYLEEAAYKVLRRELMSRIRSQGLAPVNATVGHSLCFLTQHFSKLKVPKLALVFDGAHATMELKAQNYFLPVPDGQTTCLSILPSTSGGSVLGSLLQTGRTMTYDIHGAGGGRLTFAGAPAPAKVSLATLLLVWVLLF; via the coding sequence ATGCCAGCCCCAGCTGCAGCTTGCTCGCTTCTTCTGCTTCTCCTTCTGGTGGCGCCGGTGGCCGCCGGTGACTGCGTCATCCATGGTGTCCGTTGGTCGGCTTGGGCCAACAGGGGTCACTTGACGGAGGGCCTCATCATCCCGGCGCAGACGTTCAGCGCCTTCACCTTCGACCTCTCCGTCGGCTTGCAGACCCTCTCGGTCATCATGGACATCTCCAGCGAGCTTGTCTGGGTGCAGTGCGGGCCGGGGCTCAGGCGCAAGCCCACCTTCCTGCCCGGGCTCAGGCCCTCCTTCGCCCCGATCGCGCCCTGCCCATCATCCGTGCGCAACAACTCCGACTCCTTTGGCCAGATCCACTACGCCGACCGGACTTGCCATCCCGGCGAAACCGGCTGCGCAGCCCGCTGCCGGTACGTGGAGCACATCTACGGCGCCGGCAACACGTCCGGCTACCTCGCCACCGAAACGTTCGGTTTGGGGAACAGGGTCTTCACCGGCGTGGTGTTCGGCTGCAGCGGCAACGTCACGCTGCGGGATGGCCTCGCCGGCGTCTCCGGCTTCGTCGGATTCAGCAGGGGCCCCCTCTCCCTCGTTTCGCAGCGGCAGATCTCCAGGTTCTCCTACTTCTTCGTGCTCCCGGACGACCCCGACAACGGCAAGGCCTTCGTTAGCTTGAGCTGGGCAGACGGCGCAGACCACGCCGACGTTAAGGGCAGCCACACGCCGTTGCTGGCGGCCAGGCCCAACCAGAACCCTTACTTGTACTACGTCAACCTCATCGGCCTGCAGGTGGACGGGCAGCTCCTCACCGACATCCCGGCGGGGACCTTCGACGTCCGGGCGAACGGCTCCGGCGGGGTGTTCCTCAGCACCACCCTGCCCTTCACCTACCTCGAGGAGGCCGCGTACAAGGTTCTGAGGCGGGAGCTCATGAGCAGGATCCGATCGCAGGGGCTGGCTCCGGTGAACGCTACGGTCGGCCACAGCCTGTGCTTCCTCACGCAGCACTTCTCCAAGCTGAAGGTTCCCAAGCTGGCCCTGGTGTTCGACGGCGCCCACGCGACGATGGAGCTCAAGGCGCAGAACTACTTCTTGCCCGTCCCTGACGGGCAGACGACGTGCCTGAGCATACTGCCATCGACCAGCGGCGGGTCCGTCCTAGGCAGCCTGCTGCAGACCGGCAGGACGATGACCTACGACATCCatggcgccggcggcggccggcTGACGTTCGCGGGTGCTCCGGCGCCAGCAAAGGTGTCGCTGGCTACTCTTTTACTGGTGTGGGTGCTCCTCTTCTAG